Proteins encoded within one genomic window of Companilactobacillus sp.:
- the asnS gene encoding asparagine--tRNA ligase, translating into MVKVTAKDLFTKEYKDGEEITIEGWIRTLRGSKKIGFIEVNDGSFFKNVQVVFAKADMEDAFDDIKKFPISTTIEVTGALALTPDAQQPFEIHATEVKELGSSDVDYPLQKKAHSYEYLRTIAHLRPRTNTFYSVFKIRSIAAFAIHEYLQHHDFSYIQTPIITSSDAEGAGEMFQVTTLDLNNVPKTDDGKVDYNQDFFKKETNLTVSGQLEVEAFALSLRNVYTFGPTFRAENSHTGRHASEFWMIEPEMAFADMQDEINVSEELLKYVVNYVLDHAKEEVEFLNDNVDENLISRLKNTVSEKFAQITYTEAIDLLEKADVNFEVPVSWGLDLEAEHERYLSEKVFKKPVFLTDYPKDFKAFYMRANDDGKTVAAADLLVPEIGELIGGSQREERMDVLEEKLKDFNLNPEEYKWYLELRKYGGTVHSGFGIGFERLVMYLTGMSNIRDVIAYPRTPGNAEF; encoded by the coding sequence ATGGTAAAAGTTACAGCAAAAGATTTATTCACTAAAGAATACAAAGATGGTGAAGAGATCACTATCGAAGGTTGGATCAGAACTCTTAGAGGTTCTAAAAAAATTGGTTTCATCGAAGTTAATGACGGTTCATTCTTCAAGAATGTTCAAGTTGTTTTCGCCAAGGCTGATATGGAAGACGCCTTTGATGACATCAAGAAATTCCCAATCAGTACAACGATCGAAGTTACTGGTGCACTTGCCTTAACTCCTGATGCTCAACAACCATTTGAAATTCATGCTACAGAAGTTAAAGAATTGGGTTCTTCTGATGTTGATTATCCATTACAAAAGAAAGCTCATTCATATGAATATCTAAGAACAATCGCTCACTTGCGTCCACGTACAAATACTTTTTACTCAGTATTTAAAATCCGTTCGATTGCCGCATTTGCAATTCATGAATACTTGCAACATCACGACTTTTCATACATCCAAACACCTATCATCACTAGTTCAGATGCTGAAGGTGCCGGTGAAATGTTCCAAGTTACGACTTTAGACTTGAACAACGTTCCAAAGACAGACGATGGCAAAGTTGATTACAACCAAGACTTTTTCAAGAAGGAAACTAACTTAACTGTTTCTGGCCAACTTGAAGTTGAAGCCTTCGCACTTTCACTCAGAAACGTTTATACATTTGGTCCTACATTTAGAGCTGAAAACTCACATACTGGTCGTCACGCTTCAGAGTTCTGGATGATCGAACCAGAAATGGCCTTTGCCGACATGCAAGATGAGATCAACGTTTCTGAAGAATTGTTGAAATACGTAGTTAACTACGTGCTCGACCATGCTAAAGAAGAAGTTGAATTCTTGAACGACAACGTTGATGAAAACTTGATCAGCCGTTTGAAGAACACTGTTTCTGAAAAATTTGCACAGATAACTTATACCGAAGCCATCGACTTGCTTGAAAAAGCTGATGTAAACTTTGAAGTTCCAGTTAGCTGGGGCTTAGATCTTGAAGCTGAACATGAACGTTACCTTTCAGAAAAAGTCTTCAAGAAACCTGTTTTCTTAACAGATTATCCTAAAGACTTCAAAGCTTTCTATATGCGTGCTAACGACGACGGCAAGACCGTTGCTGCTGCTGACTTATTAGTTCCTGAAATTGGTGAGTTGATCGGTGGATCACAACGTGAAGAAAGAATGGACGTCTTAGAAGAAAAACTTAAAGACTTCAACTTAAATCCTGAAGAATACAAGTGGTACTTAGAATTACGTAAGTACGGCGGTACAGTTCACTCAGGTTTCGGAATTGGTTTCGAACGTCTTGTTATGTACCTAACAGGTATGTCAAACATCCGTGACGTTATAGCTTACCCAAGAACACCAGGAAATGCCGAATTCTAA
- a CDS encoding ABC transporter ATP-binding protein encodes MQLSVKNLSKKFDHKLVVNNIDLTINEGDLVAFLGPNGAGKSTTINMLTGLIPQTSGEIAIDDLKPTDTKYHQQIGVVFQKSVLDDDLTVKQNLQSRYGMYRNHTNNLRKWIKLFQLEPLMNQKYKTLSGGQKRCVDIARALIHNPKILFLDEPTTGLDIQTRSLIWDVLNQLRKNQNLTIILTTHYLEEAELANFVYVIDHGQIIAADTVNNLKQDFAQNVLTLQLDSKNDLPQQVKNFQYQINADDVSVFIPTKNDAINLLDSLKQEIQGFEYRRGNMDDIFLKLTGNRGNSK; translated from the coding sequence ATGCAATTATCCGTTAAAAATTTATCGAAAAAATTTGACCATAAACTAGTCGTTAATAATATCGACTTAACTATTAATGAAGGAGATTTAGTCGCATTTCTAGGACCTAATGGGGCTGGAAAATCCACTACCATCAATATGTTAACAGGGTTGATCCCTCAAACATCCGGCGAGATCGCCATTGATGATCTAAAACCAACTGATACCAAATACCATCAACAGATCGGCGTTGTTTTTCAAAAGAGCGTTCTAGATGACGACCTAACAGTGAAACAAAATTTGCAGAGTCGTTATGGAATGTATCGAAATCACACTAACAATCTAAGAAAATGGATCAAGCTTTTTCAATTGGAACCGCTAATGAATCAAAAATACAAAACACTTTCTGGTGGACAAAAACGTTGCGTTGATATTGCACGAGCTTTGATCCATAATCCCAAGATTCTGTTTCTGGATGAGCCCACGACGGGACTAGATATTCAAACTAGATCATTGATCTGGGATGTATTAAATCAGCTTCGTAAAAATCAAAATTTAACCATAATTTTAACGACTCATTATTTAGAAGAAGCAGAATTAGCTAATTTTGTCTATGTCATCGATCACGGACAGATCATCGCAGCAGACACGGTCAACAATCTAAAACAGGATTTTGCGCAGAACGTTTTAACTTTGCAACTAGATTCAAAAAATGACCTGCCACAACAAGTCAAAAATTTTCAATATCAAATCAATGCTGATGACGTTTCTGTTTTTATACCTACTAAAAATGATGCTATTAATTTATTGGATTCATTAAAACAAGAAATACAAGGATTCGAATATCGCCGTGGAAATATGGATGATATTTTTCTAAAATTAACGGGAAATCGGGGAAATTCAAAATGA
- the map gene encoding type I methionyl aminopeptidase, translating to MITLKSEREIEGMRESGKVLAGVHLGLRDMIKPGLSAYDIEVFANDYITEHGATPSEKGFEGYKYATCVDVNDEVAHGTPRKNLILKEGDIVKVDMTVNKDGYESDSCWSYAVGNVSQSTKDLMDVTKKSLYLGIAQSVVGNRLGDIGFAIQDFTENKHDYGDVRELIGHGIQPTMHEKPDVFHYGQKGKGLRLKAGMTITIEPMINEGTWEIKDHTLKDKNDPWIYYVSADGSWSAQYEHTLAITDDGPKILTSQDAEEDAKMLAWARQYIKDNNY from the coding sequence ATGATCACATTAAAATCAGAACGAGAAATTGAAGGTATGCGTGAATCTGGTAAGGTTTTGGCAGGTGTCCATCTAGGACTTCGCGACATGATCAAACCTGGTTTGTCAGCATACGACATTGAAGTTTTTGCTAACGACTATATCACAGAACATGGTGCCACGCCTTCTGAAAAAGGCTTTGAAGGCTATAAATACGCAACCTGTGTCGACGTCAACGATGAGGTCGCACATGGTACTCCACGTAAAAATTTGATCCTTAAAGAAGGCGACATCGTCAAAGTTGACATGACTGTTAACAAAGATGGTTACGAAAGCGATTCTTGCTGGAGCTATGCCGTTGGAAACGTTAGTCAATCAACCAAAGATCTCATGGACGTTACGAAGAAGTCGCTCTACTTAGGAATTGCCCAAAGTGTTGTTGGCAATCGCTTAGGCGACATTGGTTTTGCCATTCAAGACTTCACTGAAAATAAACACGACTACGGCGACGTTCGTGAATTGATCGGACATGGTATCCAACCTACAATGCACGAAAAGCCCGACGTATTTCACTACGGTCAAAAAGGCAAGGGACTCCGTCTCAAGGCTGGTATGACAATTACGATCGAACCAATGATCAACGAAGGAACTTGGGAGATCAAGGATCATACTCTCAAAGATAAGAATGACCCTTGGATCTACTACGTTTCCGCTGATGGTAGCTGGTCTGCTCAATATGAACACACACTAGCAATTACCGATGACGGTCCAAAAATCTTAACTTCACAAGATGCTGAAGAAGATGCTAAGATGCTCGCATGGGCACGTCAATATATCAAAGATAATAACTATTAA
- a CDS encoding GNAT family N-acetyltransferase — protein sequence MKIKTATSTDLPKIMTLIQQAQAFFKAERIDQWQNGYPSKEVIMTDISNQECFVAIEDRNIVGSITLTFLRQPEYDNIQSGTWNRNGDYETIHRLAVDNDVKGHGIGSKLLDFAWQRALENDIHSLRTDTHEKNIPMQKLLSKQHFEKIGIIQRPDICDLTGFERWK from the coding sequence ATGAAAATCAAAACAGCTACATCAACTGACCTACCTAAAATCATGACCTTGATTCAACAGGCACAAGCTTTTTTCAAAGCTGAAAGAATTGACCAGTGGCAAAATGGTTATCCATCAAAAGAAGTCATAATGACTGACATTTCAAATCAAGAATGCTTCGTTGCGATTGAGGACAGAAACATTGTCGGCAGCATCACGCTAACTTTTTTAAGACAACCGGAATACGATAACATTCAATCTGGTACATGGAATAGAAATGGAGATTACGAGACCATTCACCGACTAGCTGTCGACAACGACGTTAAGGGTCATGGCATCGGATCAAAGTTATTGGATTTTGCATGGCAGAGAGCTCTTGAAAACGACATCCACAGCCTTCGTACTGATACCCACGAGAAGAACATCCCGATGCAAAAATTATTGTCCAAGCAACATTTTGAAAAAATTGGCATTATCCAACGCCCTGATATTTGTGATCTGACAGGTTTTGAGCGCTGGAAATAA
- a CDS encoding dicarboxylate/amino acid:cation symporter codes for MNSVLWSLLTLAVSLVACYLIYLLKNKSNFTFASVVALLIGVVIGIAFKGHTDYIAVLGTIYTRVLSMMVIPLLLVSLIKSIYSMKTMTELKSIGAKSVFWLLFQTMLAAIVGMAMAVLSGIGKGGHLSIVDGYKPAEIPPFTQVLTDLFSDNLFKSMADGKVIPVVFFAIIVGIAVVALSSKDSKSMVTFKHFIDDSHKIVYKIISVIIKILPYSIIFLMADTVGTSDYKALTPLLTIIVLTFVGCFFHIYFTDTLLLKFVGKTSPVKFFKGIVPAQLMAFSSRSSTGTLPLYVECLTKKLHVPENIANFVGSLGTTMGMSGCAGIWPPLLSVYAIQSMGGHISLTQAIVIIVLCPIISFGTAGVPGGGIMLATAMFVTLGLPVQLISIFAGIDAFVDMARTTTNVTSSMVAAKLVAKSEEKRKAKLAAAAV; via the coding sequence ATGAATAGCGTTTTATGGAGTTTATTAACGTTAGCAGTTTCCTTAGTTGCTTGTTACTTGATTTATTTACTGAAAAATAAATCAAATTTCACGTTTGCTTCGGTTGTTGCCTTACTTATTGGTGTTGTGATCGGGATTGCATTTAAGGGGCACACTGATTACATCGCTGTTCTCGGTACGATCTATACACGGGTTCTATCAATGATGGTTATTCCATTATTGCTTGTTTCATTGATCAAGAGTATTTACTCAATGAAGACAATGACGGAACTAAAAAGTATTGGGGCCAAGTCGGTCTTTTGGCTACTGTTTCAAACTATGCTAGCTGCCATCGTCGGAATGGCAATGGCAGTTCTTTCAGGAATTGGCAAAGGCGGACATCTCAGTATCGTCGATGGTTACAAACCAGCTGAGATTCCTCCATTTACACAAGTTTTGACTGATTTATTTTCAGATAATCTATTCAAGTCCATGGCAGATGGCAAGGTAATACCAGTCGTATTTTTTGCAATTATCGTTGGTATTGCAGTCGTTGCTCTATCTTCAAAAGATTCAAAATCAATGGTGACGTTCAAGCACTTTATTGATGATAGTCACAAAATTGTTTACAAGATCATTAGCGTTATCATCAAGATCTTGCCATACTCAATCATCTTCTTGATGGCAGATACAGTTGGAACGAGTGATTATAAAGCACTCACTCCACTACTAACAATTATCGTATTAACATTTGTTGGCTGCTTCTTCCACATCTACTTTACCGATACGCTTTTGCTCAAGTTTGTTGGTAAAACTTCACCAGTTAAATTTTTCAAAGGAATCGTGCCTGCTCAATTAATGGCCTTTTCATCGAGAAGTTCAACTGGTACATTGCCACTTTACGTGGAATGTTTAACGAAAAAATTGCATGTGCCAGAAAACATCGCTAACTTCGTTGGTTCATTGGGAACAACGATGGGGATGTCAGGATGTGCCGGGATTTGGCCACCGCTTCTTTCAGTTTATGCAATTCAATCAATGGGCGGACATATCTCATTGACGCAAGCTATCGTCATCATTGTCTTATGCCCAATCATTTCATTTGGTACAGCAGGTGTTCCAGGTGGTGGTATCATGCTTGCTACTGCAATGTTTGTAACCTTGGGATTACCAGTTCAATTGATCAGTATCTTCGCTGGTATCGACGCATTCGTTGATATGGCAAGAACGACAACTAATGTAACCAGTTCAATGGTTGCAGCAAAATTAGTTGCCAAATCAGAAGAGAAAAGAAAAGCTAAATTAGCAGCTGCAGCAGTATAA
- a CDS encoding nitroreductase family protein, protein MDATKKNLVNNDFSDIMLNRHSYRKFKKDVKISNEEISEMLEEAISAPSACNLQSWHFVVCNTPEAKEKAHSVMMPFNYPQVDSASTVIFILGDTQSHYKYRDVWNKAAENGQITVEERDKVFKTFLPLYEHADRSFLEKDATLDGSMVAMQLLLLARAHGYEANPMSGYFFDKVASTFDLDSDRFIPVTAIAIGKPDEEYTKSVRYSVKEVTDFI, encoded by the coding sequence ATGGATGCCACAAAAAAGAATTTAGTAAATAATGATTTTTCAGATATTATGTTGAATCGTCACTCATACAGAAAATTCAAAAAAGACGTTAAGATCTCAAATGAGGAAATTTCAGAAATGTTAGAAGAGGCTATCTCAGCACCTTCAGCATGTAATTTGCAATCATGGCATTTTGTAGTCTGCAACACACCAGAAGCAAAGGAAAAGGCTCATTCAGTTATGATGCCATTCAACTACCCACAAGTAGACTCAGCTTCGACAGTTATCTTTATCCTTGGTGACACACAATCGCATTACAAGTACCGTGATGTTTGGAACAAGGCCGCAGAAAATGGTCAAATCACCGTTGAAGAACGTGACAAGGTATTCAAGACATTCTTGCCACTCTATGAACATGCGGACCGAAGTTTCTTGGAAAAAGATGCAACTTTGGACGGTAGCATGGTGGCCATGCAACTATTATTGCTAGCTCGTGCACACGGCTACGAAGCAAATCCAATGTCAGGCTACTTCTTCGACAAAGTAGCTTCAACATTTGATCTTGATAGCGATAGATTTATTCCGGTAACAGCCATTGCTATTGGTAAACCAGACGAAGAATATACTAAGTCAGTACGTTATAGCGTTAAAGAAGTTACTGATTTTATCTAA
- a CDS encoding FMN-dependent NADH-azoreductase: MKKVLVVKAHPENSESRTLKVLNQFLKDYEDKNPEDVIQIDDLYDEDFPELGPDQFEAWSLMRNNDSLQKLSKDAKSKIDLYNQAIDQYIDADKIVIANPMWNMMVPTKLKSWIDAINIAGKTFKYTADGAEPLAPGKKVIHIQSAGGFYEGKDFGSQYIKGMMEFLGSQPVQKISVEGMDHFPEKAEGLMQESLSEARKLATTF; the protein is encoded by the coding sequence ATGAAAAAAGTATTAGTAGTTAAAGCACATCCTGAAAATAGTGAATCTAGAACTTTGAAAGTGTTAAATCAATTCTTGAAAGATTATGAAGATAAAAATCCCGAAGATGTGATTCAAATCGATGATTTATATGATGAGGATTTTCCGGAGTTAGGTCCGGATCAATTTGAGGCATGGTCATTAATGAGAAATAATGATAGTTTGCAAAAATTATCAAAAGACGCTAAATCTAAGATAGATTTATACAATCAGGCAATTGATCAATACATTGATGCTGATAAAATTGTCATCGCAAATCCTATGTGGAATATGATGGTTCCGACGAAATTGAAGTCATGGATCGATGCTATCAATATTGCTGGAAAAACTTTTAAGTATACAGCAGATGGTGCTGAACCTTTGGCACCTGGTAAGAAAGTTATTCATATCCAATCAGCAGGCGGTTTTTATGAAGGTAAAGACTTTGGAAGCCAATATATCAAAGGCATGATGGAATTTCTAGGTAGTCAGCCAGTTCAAAAAATCAGTGTCGAAGGCATGGATCATTTCCCTGAAAAAGCTGAAGGTCTAATGCAAGAAAGTTTATCAGAAGCTAGAAAACTAGCCACAACATTTTAA
- a CDS encoding NAD-dependent epimerase/dehydratase family protein, whose product MKTTDKVLVVGATGYTGAWLIDTLSGLGFTNITGTYRSEEKADYMKEKYPDATFIKADLLTDDNWAEATRDAKWIFNNSATFDPNDQTTEEISQTKVNAVERLYQFANEAGTVEKIVQLGSEGGVSYGNTDPNKTVFNEDDWTDPKTPGLADIFMIIKPYEEKAADDFIANDDKNGSGMKLTVLHPTSIIGPSVTPWQHDMIYAYLANDGYIAESQMYSVDVRDLANMEITLMNDPNTSGKRYLGSGMKLMLSQLESMVREHYSDDELKTVFGSVVKVIPGEEAAAILAPVSDTQYYRDFVPRMLDKVRLETKYPDVYQYQYTDPHTTVYEAVDKMLADTRNKMK is encoded by the coding sequence ATGAAGACTACAGATAAAGTTTTGGTTGTTGGAGCAACTGGCTATACGGGTGCTTGGCTGATTGATACATTATCAGGACTAGGTTTTACTAATATCACCGGTACTTACCGCAGCGAAGAAAAAGCGGATTATATGAAGGAAAAGTATCCAGATGCCACTTTCATCAAGGCTGATTTATTGACTGATGATAACTGGGCAGAGGCGACAAGGGATGCTAAATGGATCTTTAATAATTCGGCCACCTTTGATCCTAATGACCAGACAACTGAGGAAATTTCACAGACTAAGGTCAATGCCGTAGAACGACTTTATCAGTTTGCTAACGAGGCAGGAACTGTTGAAAAAATCGTTCAGTTAGGTTCCGAAGGTGGGGTCTCTTATGGCAATACTGATCCTAATAAGACGGTATTTAATGAGGATGACTGGACTGATCCAAAGACACCAGGTTTGGCTGACATTTTCATGATCATCAAGCCATACGAAGAAAAAGCTGCTGATGATTTCATTGCTAACGATGATAAAAATGGCTCTGGAATGAAACTAACAGTTTTACATCCGACTAGTATCATTGGGCCTAGCGTAACCCCATGGCAACACGATATGATTTACGCTTACCTTGCAAATGATGGCTACATCGCAGAGAGTCAGATGTATAGTGTAGATGTTAGAGATCTTGCCAACATGGAAATAACCTTAATGAATGATCCGAATACGTCTGGAAAAAGATATTTGGGTTCTGGAATGAAATTGATGCTTTCGCAATTAGAAAGTATGGTTCGTGAACACTATTCAGATGATGAGTTAAAGACAGTCTTTGGAAGTGTTGTGAAGGTAATTCCTGGTGAAGAAGCTGCGGCGATTTTAGCCCCAGTTTCGGATACTCAATATTATCGAGACTTTGTTCCCCGTATGCTGGATAAAGTTCGTTTAGAGACTAAGTATCCGGATGTCTATCAATATCAATATACTGATCCACATACCACGGTCTACGAAGCAGTCGACAAGATGTTAGCAGACACACGTAACAAAATGAAATAG
- a CDS encoding MarR family winged helix-turn-helix transcriptional regulator, translated as MEIEELITLLYRLKIADLNVSEIFKNQKDINLTRYVLLLFLNRHGEMTQTDIQKELQINGSAISRHLKDLEDKGYVSRSRNPENNREVMVELTDFAKKTVANCGHTPEDKELVSEFNEKFSNDEIVQLSKLLQKLSDLKIN; from the coding sequence ATGGAAATTGAAGAATTGATCACGTTATTGTATCGGTTGAAGATTGCTGATTTAAACGTGAGCGAAATTTTTAAAAACCAAAAAGATATTAATTTAACTCGATACGTTTTGTTGCTGTTTCTAAATCGACATGGTGAAATGACCCAGACAGATATTCAAAAAGAACTTCAAATTAACGGATCAGCAATTTCTCGGCATCTCAAAGACCTTGAAGATAAAGGGTATGTTAGCCGTTCGCGTAACCCAGAGAATAATCGTGAAGTGATGGTTGAGTTGACAGACTTTGCAAAAAAGACTGTCGCCAACTGTGGGCATACTCCTGAAGATAAAGAATTAGTTTCTGAATTTAACGAAAAATTCTCTAATGATGAAATTGTACAATTATCCAAATTATTACAAAAATTAAGTGATCTAAAAATAAATTGA
- a CDS encoding alpha/beta hydrolase — MRKLIKWIFLMTLLLITTVVTVACSNSSNQSQVTTKEGARMVPTLFFHGYGSSTNAENQMANAAVKAGASKTIIKAIVDKDGKVTLKGVIPASEKHPIVEVGYENNRNPNYHQDGQWAKNVIVKLQKVYHIKKFNMVGHSMGNMAIIYYMLDNHNDHNLPKLQKQVDIAGHYNGILGMNDKPNQMQLDANGKPTKMDQDYRQLTALRKTKAYQSVKVLNIYGNKNDGTNSDGRVSNASSKSLKYLIGNQVTSYREKKIIGKNAQHSKLHENKQVDQLLIHFIWNR, encoded by the coding sequence ATGCGTAAGTTGATAAAATGGATTTTTTTGATGACTTTATTGTTGATTACAACGGTCGTAACGGTTGCTTGCTCTAATTCTTCGAATCAAAGTCAGGTAACGACAAAAGAAGGAGCCAGGATGGTACCGACGTTATTTTTCCATGGTTACGGCAGTAGTACTAATGCTGAGAATCAAATGGCAAATGCTGCTGTTAAAGCTGGAGCGTCCAAGACCATTATCAAAGCAATCGTCGACAAGGATGGAAAGGTCACGTTAAAGGGAGTTATTCCCGCTAGTGAAAAGCACCCAATCGTTGAAGTGGGATATGAAAATAATCGCAATCCCAATTATCATCAAGACGGTCAGTGGGCAAAAAACGTGATTGTCAAATTGCAAAAAGTTTATCACATCAAAAAATTCAATATGGTTGGTCATTCAATGGGTAACATGGCGATTATTTATTACATGTTAGACAATCATAATGATCACAACTTACCAAAATTACAAAAACAAGTGGATATTGCCGGACACTACAATGGTATTTTAGGTATGAATGACAAACCTAATCAAATGCAGCTAGATGCCAACGGCAAACCAACAAAAATGGATCAAGATTATCGGCAACTGACAGCACTTCGTAAAACCAAGGCTTATCAATCGGTCAAAGTTTTAAATATTTACGGGAATAAAAATGATGGAACCAATTCTGATGGACGTGTCAGCAATGCTTCGTCTAAATCATTAAAATATTTAATCGGAAATCAGGTTACGTCTTATCGTGAAAAAAAGATCATTGGTAAAAACGCTCAACACAGCAAATTGCATGAAAATAAGCAGGTCGACCAATTATTGATACATTTCATTTGGAATAGGTAG
- a CDS encoding DUF3021 domain-containing protein has product MLKKMCRYTLIGLLIGSLTYLILLATQGNSHMITRTNIISVLIMSALIGLVSSIFELDWNPLITRSLHLIVTFGLVTITSIFNQWWPNFNKNLIASFFGFLIIYILVWVGLYVADWADAKRMNQKLRTRNK; this is encoded by the coding sequence ATGTTGAAAAAAATGTGTAGATATACCTTAATTGGTTTACTGATCGGTTCTTTAACCTATCTGATCCTACTAGCAACTCAAGGAAATAGTCATATGATAACTAGGACTAATATCATTAGCGTTTTAATTATGAGTGCCTTGATCGGATTAGTCTCAAGCATATTTGAATTGGACTGGAACCCTCTCATAACTCGCTCACTGCATTTGATCGTAACTTTCGGTCTAGTTACAATAACCAGTATATTCAATCAGTGGTGGCCAAATTTTAACAAAAATCTAATAGCAAGTTTCTTCGGATTCTTGATCATATATATCTTAGTCTGGGTCGGACTATACGTCGCAGATTGGGCAGATGCAAAAAGGATGAACCAAAAATTGAGAACCCGTAACAAATAA
- a CDS encoding ABC transporter permease, translating to MISLINRNLKLFFSSKSKVFFSLLGALISFVLYLVFLKQNMVTSWVTLKDAHVLLDQWLIGGTLTVTAITTTGSALGQMVKDREGSRLSDLILTDLSYNKIHLSYLFSAWIIGMLMQIAMFIVMQLYFQTQDSLPFDTNIILPVLGIMALSSLVWSAFNMVLFTLVKSVDTVGHINSIISAASGFFAGVYMPLGVLPTFAQNLMKLTPAPYNAALFRQILMKKQINSDFHNLPNYSLLKFKQNLGIVVETNFSNDLKILLWSFLILLVLILVLYRYNRKIVINKI from the coding sequence ATGATAAGTTTGATAAATCGTAATTTAAAACTGTTTTTTAGCAGTAAAAGTAAGGTGTTCTTTTCATTACTGGGGGCTCTGATCTCATTTGTACTCTACTTAGTTTTTTTGAAGCAAAACATGGTGACTAGTTGGGTAACTCTCAAGGATGCACATGTATTACTTGATCAATGGCTTATCGGCGGAACCTTGACCGTTACTGCCATTACCACCACAGGTAGTGCTTTGGGACAAATGGTCAAAGACCGCGAAGGTAGCCGTTTATCAGACTTGATTCTGACGGACCTTTCGTACAATAAGATACATTTAAGCTATTTATTCAGTGCCTGGATCATTGGTATGTTAATGCAAATTGCCATGTTTATCGTTATGCAATTATATTTTCAAACTCAAGATTCATTGCCATTTGATACTAATATTATTTTGCCCGTCTTAGGAATAATGGCCTTAAGCAGTTTAGTCTGGAGCGCCTTTAATATGGTGTTGTTCACATTAGTAAAAAGCGTTGATACCGTTGGTCACATCAATTCAATCATCAGTGCTGCATCAGGATTTTTTGCTGGAGTTTATATGCCCTTAGGAGTACTCCCAACTTTTGCCCAAAATTTAATGAAATTGACGCCTGCACCGTACAACGCAGCCCTGTTTAGACAGATACTAATGAAAAAACAAATCAATTCTGACTTCCATAATCTTCCAAATTATTCCTTACTCAAATTCAAACAAAACTTAGGTATTGTCGTAGAAACAAATTTTTCAAATGATTTAAAAATATTATTGTGGTCATTTTTAATTCTATTAGTCTTAATTTTGGTTCTTTATCGATATAATAGGAAAATAGTAATTAACAAGATTTAA
- a CDS encoding LytTR family DNA-binding domain-containing protein has product MKINVNYQQNNILSEGQIEVTVSAKQLSDDVQKLVNSISDLDNHFGVVPLSINDKVIMVPTEEIIAIEVYENELTVYTITDNYQLKGKLKTMLQRLTNDDFLQISKNAIINLNYLLSLEASFSGNMTAFLKNNLKMTVSRKYLSELKENLGM; this is encoded by the coding sequence ATGAAAATAAACGTCAATTATCAACAAAATAACATTCTATCTGAAGGCCAAATTGAAGTTACAGTATCAGCTAAACAACTATCTGATGATGTCCAAAAGCTAGTCAACTCAATTTCTGATCTTGATAATCATTTTGGGGTCGTTCCATTATCGATCAACGATAAAGTGATTATGGTACCAACTGAAGAGATCATTGCAATCGAAGTTTATGAAAATGAATTGACTGTTTACACTATCACGGATAATTATCAACTCAAAGGTAAATTAAAGACGATGTTGCAACGATTGACAAACGATGATTTTTTGCAAATATCAAAAAATGCCATCATTAACCTGAATTATTTATTGTCATTAGAAGCTTCATTTTCAGGAAATATGACGGCTTTTTTGAAAAACAATTTAAAAATGACTGTTAGCCGCAAATATTTATCAGAATTAAAAGAAAACTTGGGGATGTAA